The following are from one region of the Oenanthe melanoleuca isolate GR-GAL-2019-014 chromosome 23, OMel1.0, whole genome shotgun sequence genome:
- the LOC130262314 gene encoding gap junction beta-3 protein-like isoform X1 yields MDWKTLQALLSGVNKYSTAFSRIWLSVVFVFRVLVYVVAAERVWGDEQKDFDCNTRQPGCTNVCYDHFFPISHIRLWALQLIFVTCPSLLVIMHVAYREDRERKNREKNGENCPKLYSNTGKKHGGLWWTYLFSLFFKLIIEILFLYLLHKMWDSFDLPRLVKCTNVDPCPNTVDCYIARPTEKRVFTYFMVGASSICIILTVCEIFYLIFKRVVQRTRKWRKSTKRSVSYSKASTCHCHVKSEEKDSKSQPRCVAALTAI; encoded by the coding sequence ATGGACTGGAAAACGCTGCAGGCGCTGCTCAGCGGGGTCAACAAGTACTCCACAGCCTTCAGCCGCATCTGGCTCTCCGTGGTCTTTGTCTTCCGTGTGCTGGTCTACGTGGTGGCAGCTGAGCGGGTCTGGGGTGACGAGCAGAAGGACTTTGATTGCAACACGCGGCAGCCGGGCTGCACCAACGTGTGCTATGACCACTTCTTCCCCATCTCCCACATCCGCCTCTGGGCCCTGCAGCTCATCTTTGTCACTTGTCCTTCCCTCCTGGTCATCATGCACGTGGCTTACCGGGAGGACCGCGAGAGGAAGAACCGGGAGAAGAATGGAGAGAATTGCCCCAAGCTCTACAGCAACACGGGCAAGAAGCACGGCGGGCTGTGGTGGACCTACCTGTTCAGCCTCTTCTTCAAGCTTATCATAGAGATCCTGTTCCTCTACCTCCTCCACAAGATGTGGGACAGCTTTGATTTGCCACGGCTGGTCAAGTGCACCAACGTGGATCCCTGTCCCAACACCGTGGACTGCTACATCGCTCGGCCAACCGAGAAAAGGGTCTTCACCTATTTCATGGTCGGAGCCTCCTCCATCTGCATCATCCTCACCGTCTGTGAGATCTTCTACCTCATCTTCAAGCGAGTTGTCCAGAGGACAAGGAAGTGGAGGAAATCCACCAAGCGCTCCGTCAGCTACAGCAAGGCCTCCACCTGCCACTGCCACGTCAAGTCAGAGGAGAAGGACAGCAAGTCCCAGCCTAGGTGTGTGGCAGCCCTGACTGCTATCTGA
- the LOC130262314 gene encoding gap junction beta-3 protein-like isoform X2, with protein MDWKTLQALLSGVNKYSTAFSRIWLSVVFVFRVLVYVVAAERVWGDEQKDFDCNTRQPGCTNVCYDHFFPISHIRLWALQLIFVTCPSLLVIMHVAYREDRERKNREKNGENCPKLYSNTGKKHGGLWWTYLFSLFFKLIIEILFLYLLHKMWDSFDLPRLVKCTNVDPCPNTVDCYIARPTEKRVFTYFMVGASSICIILTVCEIFYLIFKRVVQRTRKWRKSTKRSVSYSKASTCHCHVKSEEKDSKSQPRGEEP; from the exons ATGGACTGGAAAACGCTGCAGGCGCTGCTCAGCGGGGTCAACAAGTACTCCACAGCCTTCAGCCGCATCTGGCTCTCCGTGGTCTTTGTCTTCCGTGTGCTGGTCTACGTGGTGGCAGCTGAGCGGGTCTGGGGTGACGAGCAGAAGGACTTTGATTGCAACACGCGGCAGCCGGGCTGCACCAACGTGTGCTATGACCACTTCTTCCCCATCTCCCACATCCGCCTCTGGGCCCTGCAGCTCATCTTTGTCACTTGTCCTTCCCTCCTGGTCATCATGCACGTGGCTTACCGGGAGGACCGCGAGAGGAAGAACCGGGAGAAGAATGGAGAGAATTGCCCCAAGCTCTACAGCAACACGGGCAAGAAGCACGGCGGGCTGTGGTGGACCTACCTGTTCAGCCTCTTCTTCAAGCTTATCATAGAGATCCTGTTCCTCTACCTCCTCCACAAGATGTGGGACAGCTTTGATTTGCCACGGCTGGTCAAGTGCACCAACGTGGATCCCTGTCCCAACACCGTGGACTGCTACATCGCTCGGCCAACCGAGAAAAGGGTCTTCACCTATTTCATGGTCGGAGCCTCCTCCATCTGCATCATCCTCACCGTCTGTGAGATCTTCTACCTCATCTTCAAGCGAGTTGTCCAGAGGACAAGGAAGTGGAGGAAATCCACCAAGCGCTCCGTCAGCTACAGCAAGGCCTCCACCTGCCACTGCCACGTCAAGTCAGAGGAGAAGGACAGCAAGTCCCAGCCTAG AGGAGAAGAGCCGTGA
- the GJA4 gene encoding gap junction alpha-4 protein, producing the protein MGDWEFLQKLLDQVQEHSTVIGKIWLTVLFIFRILILGLAGESVWGDEQSDFVCNTKQPGCTNVCYDKAFPISHIRYWVLQFLFVSTPTLLYLGHVVYLSRKEEKLKKQESELRAVHSKDPKIEQALAALEKKMSKIYMSESGRLKIRGALMWTYITSVICKSIFEAGFLVGQWYLYGFSMVPRYVCKRDPCPHQVDCFISRPTEKSIFIIFMLVMGLISLILNLLELFHLCCKNLLSNIKKVSGPAGPSQDAFVDDMVSSPYTPKHYPFLPMAESHAPSYQTYNKLSSEQNWANYRNEENLALGNRPLSDPYSPQPAEASAPEEKPGSRPGSSASKKQYV; encoded by the coding sequence ATGGGTgactgggaattcctgcagaaaCTGCTGGACCAAGTCCAGGAGCACTCGACTGTGATCGGGAAGATCTGGCTCACCGTGCTCTTCATCTTCCGCATCCTCATCCTGGGCCTGGCCGGGGAGTCCGTGTGGGGGGACGAGCAGTCGGATTTCGTGTGTAACACcaagcagccaggctgcaccAACGTCTGCTATGACAAAGCCTTCCCCATCTCCCACATCCGCTACTGGGTGCTCCAGTTCCTCTTTGTCAGCACCCCAACCCTGCTTTACCTGGGCCACGTTGTCTATCTCTCCCGCAAGGAGGAGAAGCTGAAGAAGCAGGAGAGCGAGCTTCGGGCTGTCCACAGCAAGGACCCGAAGATCGAGCaggccctggcagccctggagaAGAAGATGTCCAAGATCTACATGTCAGAGAGCGGGCGGCTCAAGATCCGAGGGGCGCTGATGTGGACGTACATCACCAGTGTCATCTGCAAGAGCATCTTTGAGGCCGGTTTCCTCGTGGGCCAGTGGTACCTGTACGGCTTCTCCATGGTGCCCCGCTACGTGTGCAAGAGGGACCCCTGCCCCCACCAGGTGGACTGCTTCATCTCCCGCCCCACCGAGAAGAGCATTTTCATCATCTTCATGCTGGTGATGGGCCTGATCTCTTTAATCCTGAACCTCCTGGAGCTCTTCCACCTCTGCTGCAAGAACCTCCTTAGCAACATCAAGAAGGTGTCGGGGCCAGCTGGACCGAGCCAGGATGCTTTTGTGGACGACATGGTCTCGAGTCCCTACACGCCCAAGCACTATCCCTTCCTGCCCATGGCCGAGAGCCACGCACCCTCCTACCAGACCTACAACAAGCTCTCCAGCGAGCAGAACTGGGCCAACTACCGCAACGAGGAGAACCTGGCACTGGGCAACAGGCCCCTGTCGGACCCCTACAGCCCCCAACCTGCTGAAGCCTCTGCCCCAGAGGAGAAGCCGGGCAGCCGGCCCGGGAGCTCAGCCTCCAAAAAGCAATACGTGTAG
- the LOC130262189 gene encoding gap junction beta-5 protein-like translates to MNWGVFEGLLSGVNKYSTAFGRVWLSLVFIFRLLVYLVAAERVWSDDHKDFDCNTRQPGCTNVCFDHFFPISHIRLWALQLILVTCPSLLVIMHVAYREAKEQRLRETQGDNYRCIYPNPGKKRGGLWWTYLLSLIFKAGVDVIFLYIFYRFYRNYTLPRLVKCELPPCPNVVDCFISRPTEKNIFTLFMVVTTCVCVVLNLVEATYLIGKRCHECLELREGDSRRHSHSSASHADPAGTGGQVFHGADYKPPTATIPLTASCPSTLPEDEARS, encoded by the coding sequence ATGAACTGGGGGGTGTTCGAGGGGCTCCTCAGCGGTGTCAACAAGTACTCCACAGCCTTCGGCCGTGTCTGGCTCTCCCTCGTCTTCATCTTCCGCCTGCTGGTTTACCTGGTGGCGGCCGAGCGCGTCTGGAGCGATGACCACAAGGACTTCGACTGCAACACGCGGCAGCCGGGCTGCACCAACGTCTGCTTCGACCACTTCTTCCCCATCTCCCACATCCGCCTCTGGGCCCTGCAGCTCATCCTGGTGACGTGTCCGTCCCTGCTGGTCATCATGCACGTGGCCTACCGGGAGGCCAAGGAGCAGAGGCTGCGTGAGACCCAAGGGGACAACTATCGCTGCATCTACCCCAACCCTGGCAAGAAGCGGGGCGGGCTCTGGTGGACGTACCTGCTCAGCCTCATCTTCAAGGCTGGTGTGGACGTGATTTTCCTCTACATCTTCTACCGCTTCTACAGGAACTACACCCTGCCCCGGCTGGTGAAGTGCGAGCTGCCGCCCTGCCCCAACGTGGTGGACTGCTTCATCTCCCGGCCCACCGAGAAGAACATCTTCACCCTCTTCATGGTGGTCACCACCTGTGTCTGCGTGGTGCTGAACCTCGTGGAGGCCACCTACCTGATTGGGAAGCGGTGCCACGAGtgcctggagctcagggaaggggaCAGCCGGCGGCACAGCCATTCCTCTGCCTCCCACGCCGACCCCGCGGGCACGGGCGGGCAGGTGTTCCATGGGGCAGACTACAAACCCCCCACAGCCACCATCCCACTCAcagcctcctgccccagcacgCTGCCCGAGGATGAGGCTCGTTCCTAG